In the Methanobrevibacter thaueri genome, one interval contains:
- a CDS encoding PKD domain-containing protein, translating to MMMASTNAADVNLTDNLNSQINDQEHLLVENNMDVDLNSNEDNELVNSNQLDNNNLKINSSSDTYSFDDLDGWTSTGNADLSDDNGYDGSYVVLNKASISRDVDWTYVEKIGFWYKIPTRAGSLTVTVGDDNIKKITASNAMDSWDYFEQNVSYTGIQNLKFNAPLNNKPVYIDSLVLTLKPKNNTYSFDDLDGWTSTGNADLSDDNGYDGSYVVLNKASISRDVDWTYVEKIGFWYKIPTRAGSLTVTVGDDNIKKITASNAMDSWDYFEQNVSYTGIQNLKFNAPLNNKPVYIDSLCFTFNYDKTSSDNPPENYTLVADFEYEIRINTGSSATVYFTDKSSGDIVRWIMDYGNGQIYNDTKFPEYNIYSSYGSFDISLTVIDKYGNNNTTTKENILTLYNYKIHTSNVDSFEGDLDGWILYDIASHNYAQSYDGNYSIHVVVNKTSSNLTDLYPIMQKEVDLTDVDSIQAFARTITLSGVGSSSGARIFVYIDGERLGGESNYLSVIHFADWYNHNFDTSSISGVHNVTLMGYLGTGPGIWIDNIKYQNYENIANFTSSVPSVKNGEISITFTDNSYGRISGYYWEFDDGTNTTSRNPTHTFGQGNHSVTLHIYHDGVEVDNCTYEFSLSLPTIAGTGVSYSSVQDAISNASENDVINIDPGMVFVENLVIDKNLTLNFNGAILQSKDSANPVFSVTDGATVIIKDVELNQNSIFATSNDSKLIIRDSDINVNLNLNEGNIDLINNTFNNVGLTLIADTNIYNSTINAGKLTVKGYVIVNDSTISNNCILNVIDDANMILSNSDIIDSKIVSESGNLTVENVTFDNTYLTLTNNCSINNVNIENSGVIVNGGKSKITKSNLTNCNVAITQTAGELELTNNIIKNNNNAINITGGSATISYNAIYHNTGDLTLNGATMNNNWFGTNQVTGYDSYLRLVLTSVDSEMYSGSEYTIKVEFVPNTGSMDGALNDLTLDFTSTNGEVTSPIVISDNQGELKFTAGAVSDEVKFTLLDEEYTLVNGDNPVSIVAKPLDTSLSIESTEKGSIVITLKDSDGNAISGANVNYTINDGKTLSNVTDANGKFTINDLTGLINIVANYTGNKTYNPTNNAKSFDFKLNTGMIIANESKVITITLKDENGKAVVGANVNYTVNGGETLSNVTDANGKFTISDLPDEYIEIKFNYPGDDTYNANVTSMNFNFTVPQKENTTNNTSNATNTTGNGGSTNTNTQTTTTTTAKTVKVASKIVAKKKTFKVKTKTKKYKITLKTKSGKAIKKVKVTLKVKGKTYKAKTNAKGVATFKITKLNKKGKYTAKIKFAGNKSYKATSKKIKLTVKK from the coding sequence TTATGTTGAAAAAATTGGGTTTTGGTATAAGATTCCAACTAGAGCAGGTTCTTTAACTGTTACTGTTGGGGATGACAATATTAAAAAGATTACTGCTTCAAATGCTATGGATTCATGGGATTATTTTGAGCAAAATGTTTCTTATACTGGTATCCAAAATTTGAAATTTAATGCACCTTTAAATAATAAGCCTGTGTACATTGATTCATTAGTTTTAACACTTAAACCAAAAAACAATACTTATTCTTTTGATGATTTAGATGGGTGGACTAGTACTGGTAATGCAGATTTGTCTGATGATAATGGGTATGATGGTTCTTATGTTGTTTTAAATAAGGCTTCTATTTCTAGAGATGTTGATTGGACTTATGTTGAAAAAATTGGGTTTTGGTATAAGATTCCAACTAGAGCAGGTTCTTTAACTGTTACTGTTGGGGATGACAATATTAAAAAGATTACTGCTTCAAATGCTATGGATTCATGGGATTATTTTGAGCAAAATGTTTCTTATACTGGTATCCAAAATTTGAAATTTAATGCACCTTTAAATAATAAGCCTGTGTACATTGATTCATTATGTTTTACATTTAATTATGATAAAACATCTTCAGATAATCCTCCTGAAAATTATACTTTAGTTGCAGATTTTGAATATGAAATTAGAATTAATACGGGTAGTAGTGCTACAGTTTATTTCACTGATAAATCTTCGGGGGATATTGTACGTTGGATTATGGATTATGGTAATGGTCAAATTTACAATGATACTAAATTCCCGGAGTATAATATATATTCTTCATATGGTTCTTTTGATATATCATTAACTGTTATTGATAAATACGGAAATAACAATACTACAACTAAAGAAAATATATTGACATTATATAATTATAAAATACACACATCTAATGTTGATAGTTTCGAGGGTGATTTGGATGGATGGATATTATATGATATTGCAAGTCATAATTATGCTCAATCATATGATGGAAATTACAGTATTCATGTAGTTGTTAATAAAACTAGTTCAAACCTAACTGATTTGTATCCTATAATGCAAAAAGAAGTTGATTTGACTGATGTTGATTCAATTCAGGCTTTTGCTCGCACAATTACCCTTAGCGGAGTTGGTTCTTCTTCAGGTGCAAGAATATTTGTATATATTGATGGTGAAAGATTAGGTGGAGAAAGCAATTATCTTTCTGTTATCCATTTTGCTGATTGGTACAATCATAATTTTGATACCAGTAGTATTTCAGGAGTTCATAATGTTACATTAATGGGATACTTAGGTACTGGTCCAGGTATTTGGATTGATAATATTAAATATCAGAATTATGAAAATATTGCTAATTTCACCAGTTCTGTACCTTCTGTTAAAAATGGTGAAATCTCCATAACTTTCACTGATAATTCATATGGTAGGATATCTGGTTATTATTGGGAATTTGATGATGGAACCAACACAACTTCTCGAAACCCAACACATACCTTTGGACAAGGCAATCATTCAGTAACTTTACATATTTATCATGATGGTGTGGAAGTAGATAATTGTACCTATGAGTTTAGTTTATCATTACCTACAATAGCTGGTACTGGTGTTAGTTACAGTTCAGTTCAAGATGCTATAAGTAATGCTAGTGAAAATGATGTTATTAATATTGATCCAGGAATGGTCTTTGTTGAAAATTTAGTAATTGACAAAAACTTAACATTAAACTTTAATGGAGCAATTTTACAATCTAAAGATTCCGCAAATCCGGTATTCAGTGTAACTGATGGTGCAACTGTAATCATCAAGGATGTTGAATTAAATCAAAATAGTATTTTTGCAACATCTAATGATTCTAAATTAATCATTCGTGATTCTGATATTAATGTTAACTTAAACTTAAATGAAGGTAATATCGATTTAATTAATAATACATTCAACAATGTAGGTTTAACATTAATTGCAGATACTAATATTTATAATTCCACTATTAATGCAGGTAAATTAACTGTTAAAGGTTATGTAATTGTTAATGACAGTACAATAAGTAATAATTGTATTTTAAATGTTATTGATGATGCAAATATGATATTGAGTAATTCTGACATTATTGATTCAAAAATTGTATCAGAATCAGGAAACCTTACAGTAGAGAATGTAACATTTGATAATACTTATTTAACTCTCACTAATAATTGTAGTATTAATAATGTTAATATTGAGAATAGTGGAGTTATTGTAAATGGTGGTAAATCAAAAATCACCAAAAGTAATTTAACTAACTGTAATGTTGCAATTACACAAACTGCCGGTGAATTGGAATTAACCAATAACATTATTAAAAACAACAACAATGCAATCAACATTACTGGTGGATCTGCAACAATCAGCTACAATGCAATATACCACAATACTGGAGATTTAACACTCAATGGTGCAACCATGAATAATAACTGGTTTGGAACTAATCAAGTAACTGGATATGATTCCTACTTGAGATTGGTTCTCACATCTGTTGACAGTGAAATGTATTCTGGTAGTGAATACACAATTAAAGTGGAATTTGTACCAAATACCGGAAGTATGGATGGTGCATTGAATGATTTAACTTTGGACTTTACCAGTACAAACGGTGAAGTAACTTCTCCAATTGTTATCAGTGATAATCAAGGGGAATTAAAATTCACTGCAGGTGCAGTAAGTGATGAGGTAAAATTCACATTACTGGATGAAGAATACACTCTAGTTAATGGTGATAATCCTGTAAGTATTGTTGCCAAACCATTAGATACTTCATTAAGTATTGAATCAACCGAAAAAGGCAGCATTGTTATCACATTAAAAGACAGTGACGGTAATGCTATTTCAGGTGCTAATGTGAATTATACCATTAATGACGGTAAGACATTATCTAATGTTACTGATGCTAATGGTAAATTCACCATTAATGATTTAACTGGTTTAATCAATATAGTTGCTAATTATACTGGTAATAAAACATACAATCCAACAAATAATGCTAAATCATTTGATTTTAAATTAAACACTGGTATGATAATTGCTAATGAAAGCAAAGTTATCACCATTACATTAAAAGATGAAAATGGTAAAGCTGTTGTTGGCGCTAATGTGAATTATACTGTTAATGGCGGTGAGACATTATCTAATGTTACTGATGCTAATGGTAAATTCACAATTTCTGATTTACCTGATGAATACATTGAAATTAAATTCAATTATCCTGGCGATGATACATACAACGCTAATGTCACTTCAATGAATTTTAACTTCACTGTACCTCAAAAGGAAAATACAACAAACAACACCAGTAATGCAACTAACACTACTGGAAATGGTGGTTCTACAAACACAAATACTCAAACAACCACCACTACTACTGCTAAAACAGTTAAAGTTGCATCTAAGATTGTTGCTAAAAAGAAAACTTTTAAAGTGAAAACTAAAACTAAAAAATACAAAATCACTCTTAAAACAAAAAGTGGTAAGGCTATTAAAAAGGTTAAAGTTACTTTAAAAGTTAAAGGAAAAACCTATAAAGCAAAAACAAATGCTAAAGGTGTTGCAACCTTTAAAATAACAAAATTAAATAAAAAAGGTAAATACACAGCAAAAATCAAATTTGCAGGAAACAAATCCTATAAAGCAACCAGTAAAAAAATAAAATTAACAGTTAAAAAATAA